A genomic region of Leptospira saintgironsiae contains the following coding sequences:
- a CDS encoding RDD family protein gives MKSIFEKINTEEKHLAYASLSRRIYAQFLDFLILCPVLIPQIMVFYYHNKMVYELFPFYTALHSLLYVGYRFVMHALYGRTFGKAFAGIIVTDSYKGRLGWIRSFIRTLPELTLSLVTIMSAVYDSRIFMEHQAEMEGLPLAGVHRILNKWNPLDNFTFWDSIIYYGISVIYILFSHKRTALHDLFAGTRVLRYKGEKPF, from the coding sequence ATGAAGAGTATATTCGAAAAAATTAATACTGAAGAAAAACATTTAGCATACGCGAGCTTAAGCAGGAGAATTTACGCTCAGTTCCTGGATTTTTTGATCCTATGTCCTGTTTTGATCCCTCAAATTATGGTTTTTTATTACCATAATAAGATGGTGTACGAGTTATTTCCCTTTTACACCGCATTACATTCTTTACTTTATGTCGGGTATAGATTCGTGATGCATGCGTTATATGGTAGAACGTTTGGTAAGGCGTTTGCGGGGATCATTGTCACTGATTCTTACAAAGGGCGTTTAGGTTGGATTAGGTCTTTTATTAGGACTTTACCTGAGCTAACTTTATCATTAGTAACCATTATGAGTGCGGTATATGATTCCAGGATATTTATGGAACACCAAGCTGAGATGGAAGGTTTACCTTTGGCGGGTGTTCATAGGATCTTGAATAAATGGAATCCTTTGGACAATTTCACTTTCTGGGATTCGATTATATACTATGGGATTTCAGTGATTTATATCTTATTTTCTCACAAAAGGACCGCATTACACGATCTTTTTGCAGGGACCAGAGTGCTTCGTTATAAAGGGGAAAAGCCTTTTTAA
- the bla gene encoding subclass B1 metallo-beta-lactamase has product MKYIIFLLIIFSLSIYGEEPKLQVSKVGKNVYVHTSYKLLKDVYFPSNGLVIETEEGIVLVDTAWGEEQTSQLLDWVSANLKKPVIAVIITHFHEDRAGGIEVLKKMNISSYAGNRTISILRGEGKSLPEKSLKDKDILVFGKTKIETFFFGAGHSKDNLVVWLPGAKILFGGCLVKSAEANEIGNTKDADLKEWPKTIHKLEKSFSKISILVPGHQSWGGKESLKRTLELLESSK; this is encoded by the coding sequence ATGAAATATATTATTTTTTTATTAATTATCTTTTCCCTTTCAATTTATGGAGAAGAGCCTAAACTCCAGGTTTCAAAGGTCGGAAAAAATGTATATGTGCATACTTCATATAAACTTCTAAAAGATGTATATTTTCCATCTAATGGACTCGTGATTGAAACGGAAGAAGGTATAGTTCTCGTAGATACCGCTTGGGGAGAGGAACAAACTTCACAACTTTTGGATTGGGTTTCTGCAAATTTAAAAAAGCCAGTAATCGCAGTTATTATCACTCATTTTCATGAGGATAGAGCTGGGGGAATAGAAGTATTGAAAAAGATGAATATTTCTTCTTATGCGGGCAATAGAACAATTTCTATCTTAAGAGGAGAAGGTAAGTCTCTTCCTGAAAAGTCATTAAAAGATAAGGATATTTTGGTATTTGGCAAAACTAAGATTGAAACTTTCTTTTTTGGTGCAGGTCATTCTAAAGACAATTTAGTCGTTTGGCTTCCTGGAGCTAAAATTCTATTCGGCGGCTGTTTAGTTAAAAGTGCAGAAGCAAACGAGATAGGTAATACAAAGGATGCTGATTTGAAAGAATGGCCTAAAACAATTCATAAATTAGAAAAGTCGTTTTCAAAAATTTCCATCTTAGTTCCAGGTCATCAATCTTGGGGAGGAAAAGAGAGTTTGAAACGCACCCTAGAGTTGTTGGAATCTTCTAAATAA
- a CDS encoding MarR family winged helix-turn-helix transcriptional regulator, whose protein sequence is MSKKSQNTTARKSEKFPSKADMLSAGLSCVNFNLRRASRAVTQFYDRELEKAGLTSQRFSLLHTLGATDGLGLAELADLLVLDRTTLIRNLTPLEELGYVADVPSENKRARKVILTPKGLDALRIAYPIWEEAQAAVTEAMGEDDLKRLLKRLNSIVRKRNFKEFSKSES, encoded by the coding sequence ATGTCCAAGAAGTCTCAAAACACTACAGCTCGGAAGTCTGAAAAATTTCCGAGCAAAGCGGATATGCTTAGCGCAGGTTTAAGTTGTGTGAACTTTAATCTGCGCAGAGCTTCTAGAGCAGTCACCCAATTTTATGATAGAGAATTAGAAAAGGCGGGACTTACTTCTCAAAGATTCAGTTTATTGCATACTCTTGGCGCTACTGATGGCCTTGGTCTCGCTGAATTAGCGGACCTTCTTGTTTTGGATAGAACTACCTTGATCCGTAACTTGACTCCTTTAGAAGAGTTAGGCTATGTTGCAGATGTTCCTTCTGAAAATAAAAGAGCTCGAAAAGTGATTTTAACCCCAAAAGGTTTAGATGCTTTAAGGATCGCTTATCCAATCTGGGAAGAGGCTCAAGCGGCAGTGACTGAAGCTATGGGAGAAGATGATCTGAAAAGATTATTGAAAAGATTGAATTCTATCGTTCGTAAAAGAAATTTTAAAGAATTTTCCAAATCTGAATCTTGA
- a CDS encoding acyl-CoA thioesterase: MELTIDKPVLSPHSFARIRFQDCDPFGHLNNARYMDYFLEARSEQLRETANFDFYEYGSSSGKSWVVSKVETQYLEPVKQNDVVKIVTRLIKLTPATIHNEYLLLDKEGNRLKAVLRAQFSFIDLQKGRPVRHDQEMMSFLGSFIFDEPGLEEGSFEDRVKQLRKQVSEGKYSQD; this comes from the coding sequence ATGGAATTGACGATTGATAAACCGGTGCTTTCCCCTCATAGTTTTGCCAGGATTCGTTTTCAGGATTGTGATCCTTTCGGACATTTGAATAACGCGAGATACATGGATTACTTTTTGGAGGCTCGTTCTGAACAATTAAGGGAAACTGCTAATTTCGATTTTTATGAGTATGGATCCAGCTCAGGTAAATCTTGGGTCGTGAGTAAGGTGGAGACTCAATATTTGGAACCGGTCAAACAGAATGATGTGGTGAAAATTGTGACTCGTTTGATCAAGTTAACTCCTGCGACGATCCATAATGAATACTTACTTTTAGATAAAGAAGGTAATCGTTTGAAGGCCGTTTTAAGGGCTCAGTTTTCTTTTATCGATCTGCAGAAAGGACGTCCTGTTCGTCATGACCAAGAGATGATGTCTTTTTTAGGGAGTTTTATTTTCGATGAGCCTGGTTTAGAAGAAGGTTCTTTTGAAGATAGGGTAAAACAGTTGCGAAAACAAGTATCGGAGGGAAAATATTCCCAAGACTAA
- a CDS encoding LysM peptidoglycan-binding domain-containing protein, translated as MASQNFPFSISRSKLFQFFAILLISVSLIGLLAEPKKGVHEDVFEYKVKKNDTLSKIAKEFLQDPRNWKELLKYNEIPNPSLIREGTTLFIPGFLRKDTISATGEIIKPNAGPVAVADFQKGQVQFSRDFTPTGLPASWSKLAKDQILNMDDWVQTGQGASSKIIFTKNGTVVELREKTLTKIVKTTSESISEYKLNKDGGILELKSGYLEAKVPPKKPGDDTRKFMVVTPTAVVGVRGTELYVSAPDSENTLVGCYKGELEVSAEGKTVAVPAGFGTTVVKGQAPSKPEKLPEKVELE; from the coding sequence ATGGCTTCTCAGAATTTCCCCTTTTCGATTTCCCGATCTAAACTGTTTCAATTTTTTGCAATCCTACTCATTTCCGTTTCCTTGATAGGCCTTCTTGCAGAACCAAAAAAAGGAGTCCATGAGGACGTTTTCGAATACAAGGTAAAGAAGAATGATACCTTATCCAAGATCGCAAAAGAATTCCTACAAGATCCAAGGAACTGGAAAGAATTATTAAAATATAATGAAATTCCAAACCCTTCTTTAATTAGAGAAGGCACTACACTTTTTATTCCAGGCTTTTTAAGAAAGGATACAATCTCTGCAACAGGAGAAATTATAAAACCGAATGCAGGCCCTGTGGCAGTCGCTGATTTCCAAAAGGGGCAAGTACAATTCTCCAGGGATTTTACACCGACTGGACTTCCTGCAAGTTGGTCCAAACTTGCAAAAGATCAAATATTGAATATGGATGATTGGGTCCAAACAGGACAAGGTGCTTCTTCTAAAATTATATTCACCAAAAACGGAACAGTTGTTGAGTTAAGAGAAAAAACTTTAACTAAGATCGTAAAAACAACTTCAGAATCCATTTCAGAATACAAACTGAACAAAGACGGAGGAATTTTAGAACTCAAGTCTGGATATTTAGAAGCTAAAGTGCCTCCCAAAAAACCTGGTGATGATACTCGTAAATTTATGGTAGTTACTCCTACGGCAGTGGTTGGAGTAAGGGGAACTGAATTATACGTAAGTGCTCCAGATTCTGAAAATACTTTAGTGGGATGTTACAAAGGAGAATTAGAAGTCTCCGCAGAAGGAAAAACAGTAGCAGTCCCTGCAGGATTCGGAACTACTGTGGTAAAAGGACAGGCTCCTTCTAAACCGGAAAAACTTCCCGAAAAGGTTGAGTTAGAGTGA
- the ompL47 gene encoding multi-beta-barrel domain surface protein OmpL47: protein MNRNPLWVLLASMLVSSAIFAQSSPGTTAPPKSTTPKAETTKPSGTERESSSGEKPDLFINSQSSFEFNSKDEGSTVDYIEYKIGSGDYTKYVSSITLVREGLTKITYRAVDKAGNKEPEKHFNVLVDNTPPSTKITPSSALIVHENTNYATKTLTYSITAQDNLAGVQDIKISINGSESKVYDGRPIQLEKAGVNTIKFSATDKSGNTSTDSVLAVTVDQEKPLVELFGSALVTVKDKIFVKSGNAFTIKASDTLSGIKQIFYKLDSGEWKSYADPVSVEAQGNHTIEAKSVDSVGNESDVKKIAFIVDTTPPETKIQKVDNKPSAPAPAAKPASSSASPSTEN, encoded by the coding sequence ATGAATCGCAATCCCTTATGGGTCCTTCTAGCAAGTATGCTAGTCTCCAGCGCTATTTTCGCTCAAAGTTCGCCAGGCACGACTGCTCCACCAAAATCTACCACGCCTAAGGCGGAAACTACTAAGCCGTCCGGAACAGAAAGAGAATCATCTTCCGGAGAAAAACCGGATCTATTTATTAATTCTCAATCGTCTTTCGAGTTTAACTCTAAAGACGAAGGCTCTACTGTAGATTATATCGAATATAAGATAGGGTCCGGAGATTATACAAAATATGTTTCTTCTATCACATTGGTGAGAGAAGGTCTGACTAAGATTACTTATAGAGCAGTAGATAAAGCGGGAAATAAAGAACCAGAAAAACATTTTAATGTTCTTGTGGATAATACTCCTCCTTCTACCAAGATCACTCCTAGTTCAGCACTTATAGTTCATGAAAATACGAACTATGCTACAAAAACATTAACTTATTCTATTACTGCTCAGGATAACCTTGCTGGTGTTCAAGATATTAAGATCTCTATCAATGGTTCAGAATCTAAAGTTTACGATGGTAGACCGATCCAGTTGGAAAAGGCTGGAGTGAATACTATTAAATTTTCTGCAACTGATAAGTCTGGAAATACTTCCACCGATTCAGTTTTAGCGGTAACTGTGGACCAAGAAAAACCTTTGGTCGAACTTTTTGGTTCTGCACTTGTAACTGTGAAAGATAAAATTTTCGTAAAAAGCGGAAATGCATTCACTATCAAGGCTTCCGATACATTGTCTGGAATTAAGCAGATCTTTTACAAATTGGATTCTGGAGAATGGAAATCATATGCAGATCCTGTTTCTGTAGAAGCACAAGGAAATCATACGATTGAAGCTAAGTCAGTGGATTCAGTAGGTAACGAAAGCGACGTTAAGAAGATCGCTTTTATAGTAGATACTACCCCTCCTGAAACTAAGATCCAAAAAGTGGATAATAAGCCGAGCGCTCCTGCTCCAGCAGCTAAACCTGCAAGTTCTTCCGCTTCACCAAGCACAGAAAATTAG